Proteins from one Podospora pseudoanserina strain CBS 124.78 chromosome 1, whole genome shotgun sequence genomic window:
- a CDS encoding hypothetical protein (EggNog:ENOG503P1ZH): MARNPFKFGTDLWDPSHRFETSWILSPWALFFCRALISLYAFTTLIFVLAYQCINSPNHCGASQAQFSYFTSLTYWGIAFYFLFAAIHTFTYARTGRPLLDRFPRFLQALHSAFYTTIVVYPFVVTIVYWARLFDGRWYKLAYEGWSNISQHALNSVFAFFEIVIPRTDTPPPLHILWLIFVLALYLALAYVTEATKGFYTYDFLDPEKQKGWVAVYVFGIAIGCVILFGVAWGLIRLRKWVAETKLGMEGKFAGVKREKGLVEREIGGKEAIALREDV, translated from the exons atGGCTCGCAATCCCTTCAAGTTCGGCACCGACCTCTGGGATCCGTCCCATCGGTTCGAAACCTCGTGGATTCTATCTCCCTGGGCCCTCTTCTTTTGCCGCGCGCTCATT TCCCTCTACGCCTTCACAaccctcatcttcgtcctcgccTACCAGTGCATCAACTCACCCAACCACTGCGGCGCCTCCCAAGCCCAATTCAGCTACTTCACCTCGCTCACCTACTGGGGCATAGCCTTTTACTTTTTGTTCGCCGCCATCCACACCTTCACCTACGCCCGCACCGGCCGCCCCTTGCTCGACCGCTTCCCTCGATTCTTGCAGGCGCTCCACTCGGCCTTTTACACCACCATTGTCGTCTACCCTTTTGTCGTCACTATTGTCTACTGGGCCCGTTTGTTCGACGGCCGTTGGTACAAACTCGCCTATGAAGGCTGGTCCAACATCTCGCAGCACGCGCTGAACAGCGTGTTTGCCTTTTTTGAGATTGTCATCCCGAGAACCGACACCCCGCCGCCGTTGCACATCCTGTGGCTGATTTTTGTGCTGGCGCTGTATCTGGCGCTGGCCTATGTGACGGAGGCGACCAAGGGGTTTTACACCTATGATTTCTTGGACCCGGAGAAGcagaaggggtgggtggcgGTGTATGTCTTTGGGATCGCGATTGGGTGTGTGATTTTGTTTGGGGTTGCTTGGGGGTTGATCAGGCTGAGAAAATGGGTTGCTGAGACGAAActggggatggagggcaAGTTTgcgggggtgaagagggagaaggggttggtggagagggagattggggggaaggaggctATTGCTTTGAGGGAGGATGTGTAA
- the GUP1 gene encoding glycerol transporter (COG:T; EggNog:ENOG503NUBT; BUSCO:EOG0926235L), whose amino-acid sequence MAPNGGTGSGTGPLALLRNIYTLDTLDTRFTTPSGVPYRPLEARSPDKRRDSTSPKPPTNGASPPKWKTPEFYLYYLVFLLAVPSMFYVAYSVSRPSDPRYPKFERFLSEGWIPGRKIDNSDAQYRTFRRNLPAMAALLLFHPLLRRVYNMVTTRGDVKENSAEGVEMRFRQRTSFDFVFALVFLVILHGFSAIKVLVILAGNYAIAKGLPRRYVPVGTWVFNICTLFANEVCSGYRFGYVARLVTGTLGIDRKNMVVDLPAVVRLGEWMDGFGGLMGRWEILFNITVLRLVSFSLDYYWSLDGRITAGGVVEKKNLDLSNLSERDRIALPAQKGDYSFRNYVGYAVYAPLYLTGPIITFNDYISQSRYRSATISSARTWKYAVRFLLVLLCMELVLHYDYVGAISKSRPEWSTYTPAQISLLSYFNLHIVWLKLLLPWRFFRLWSLVDGIDPPENMLRCMSNNYSALSFWRGWHRSYYRWLLRYIYIPLGGSSFRSLGQGVRTVVTYLVVFTFVALWHDIKLNLLIWGWLVVLFFIPEIVAGLLVRKEDFKGRERTYRWLCGLGGVGNVLMMISANLVGFAVGLDGLKAIISGVFRDYSGLVFLVTACTALFVGIQVMFEIRQGELRRGINLKC is encoded by the exons ATGGCGCCGAACGGCGGCACCGGCAGCGGCACCGGCCCGCTGGCCCTCCTCCGAAACATCTACaccctcgacaccctcgacacccgcttcaccaccccctcgggCGTCCCCTACCGCCCCCTCGAAGCCCGTTCCCCCGATAAACGACGGgactcaacctcccccaaaccccccaccaatGGAGCCTCACCCCCCAAGTGGAAAACCCCCGAATTCTACCTCTACtacctcgtcttcctcctcgccgtcccCTCCATGTTCTACGTCGCCTACTCCGTCTCCCGCCCCTCAGACCCCCGCTACCCCAAGTTCGAGCGTTTTCTGTCAGAAGGCTGGATCCCAGGCCGCAAAATCGACAATTCAGACGCCCAATACAGAACATTCAGGCGGAACCTCCCCGCCATGGCTGCATTGTTACTTTTCCACCCTTTACTCAGGAGAGTGTACAACATGGTCACCACAAGGGGTGACGTAAAAGAAAACAGTGCCGAAGGGGTGGAAATGCGGTTTCGTCAGCGGACATCGTTTGATTTTGTGTTTGCGCtggtttttttggtgattttgcATGGTTTCTCGGCGATCAAGGTGTTGGTGATACTGGCGGGGAATTATGCGATTGCGAAGGGGTTGCCGCGGAGGTATGTGCCGGTTGGGACGTGGGTTTTTAATATATGTACCTTGTTTGCAAATGAGGTTTGTTCAGGGTATAGGTTTGGGTATGTTGCCCGACTGGTGACGGGCACGTTGGGGATTGACAGGAAGAATATGGTTGTTGAcctgccggcggtggtgaggttgggggagtggatggatgggtttggggggttgatggggaggtgggagattTTGTTTAATATCACGGTTTTGAGGCTGGTTAGTTTTAGTTTGGATTATTACTGGAGTTTGGATGGTAGGATTACGgcggggggggtggttgag AAGAAGAACCTCGACCTGTCCAACCTCTCTGAGCGAGACCGGATTGCCCTGCCGGCTCAAAAGGGTGATTACAGCTTCAGGAACTATGTCGGGTATGCGGTTTATGCGCCGCTGTATCTGACTGGTCCGATTATTACGTTCAACGATTACATCTCGCAGTCGCGGTACCGATCAGCGACGATTTCTTCGGCACGAACGTGGAAGTATGCGGTTCGGTttctgctggtgctgctctGCATGGAGCTGGTGCTTCACTACGACTATGTCGGCGCGATAAGCAAGTCACGCCCTGAATGGTCGACTTACACGCCCGCTCAGATCTCTCTGTTGTCATACTTCAACCTGCACATCGTCTGGCTTaagctcctccttccctGGAGATTCTTTCGACTCTGGTCGTTGGTTGATGGGATTGATCCACCGGAGAACATGCTGAGGTGCATGTCGAATAATTACTCGGCCTTGTCGTTTTGGCGGGGGTGGCATAGGAGTTATTATCGGTGGCTGCTGCGGTATATTTATATTCCGCTGGGGGGGTCAAGCTTCAGGTCTTTGGGGCAGGGGGTGAGGACGGTGGTGACGTATTTGGTTGTTTTTACGTTTGTGGCGCTGTGGCATGACATCAAGCTGAATTTGCtgatttgggggtggttggtggtgttgttttttATACCGGAGATTGTGGCGGGACTGCTGGTGAGGAAGGAAGATTTTAAAGGAAGGGAGAGGACTTATAGGTGGCtttgtgggttggggggggtgggcaatgtgctgatgatgatttcGGCGAATTTGGTGGGGTTtgcggttgggttg gATGGGCTCAAGGCGATTATCAGTGGGGTTTTTAGGGATTATTCTG GACTGGTGTTTTTGGTCACGGCGTGTACGGCGCTGTTTGTGGGGATACAGGTCATGTTTGAGATTAGGCAGGGGGAGCTGAGACGGGGGATCAACTTGAAGTGTTGA
- a CDS encoding hypothetical protein (BUSCO:EOG09261FAB; COG:S; EggNog:ENOG503NWAR): MESSETNPDLESFREQWRAEVRARHQQSHRPRQDQHTTAGPSTGSRKPPPTKKPIAKEYEEDYVPTKVFDEPGQPATITGVAAVPTKKEPITALEHYEKAVEREAAGNLGDSLRLYRKAFRMDDQVDQNYKAKHFPRAKFPQKMAAPKSGDSSTAAAPGDAKADQPQTMKELIASFAGLTIEPVPPEIEGMPQPPCPISNLPDEILVHILRDVAVADVGDFVRLAQVCKRLAFLVVTEDRIWRRICLGVEFGFGGMHYHWQRQITWEPLAEEDLEREAAEEAAAAEAFTQSSGATSPTETEQEDGFVVPVFDLEKRAERLADESTANTLAFFNSLYGSSWQRMFRLRPRLRFNGCYISTVNYVRSGMANSNSITWGAPIHVVTYYRYLRFFRDGTCLSLLTTAEPNDVVHHLTRETYASHHSGHVMESALKGRWRLARAGDNPGASLSEVEGDVMVETEGVSKYVYRLDLTLKSAGKGARNNKLAWRGFYSWNRLTDDWAEFTLRNDKPFFFSRVRSYGVMGA; encoded by the exons ATGGAATCTTCAGAGACAAACCCTGATCTTGAGTCGTTTAGGGAGCAGTGGAGGGCTGAGGTCAGGGCTAGACATCAGCAGTCACACCGCCCCCGTCAGGATCAACATACTACGGCTGGACCATCGACGGGGTCGAGGAAGCCGCCTCCTACGAAGAAGCCGATCGCCAAGGAGTATGAGGAGGATTATGTACCTACAAAGGTGTTTGATGAACCCGGACAGCCGGCCACAATTACAGGAGTTGCCGCTGTGCCCACTAAGAAGGAGCCAATCACCGCTCTCGAGCATTATGAGAAGGCTGTGGAaagggaggcggcggggaaTCTGGGGGATAGTTTGAGGCTGTATAGAAAGGCGTTTAGG ATGGACGACCAAGTCGATCAAAACTACAAAGCGAAGCACTTCCCCAGGGCGAAATTTCCCCAAAAGATGGCAGCACCAAAGTCGGGGGATTCCTCTACGGCTGCGGCACCGGGGGATGCAAAAGCCGACCAGCCTCAGACTATGAAGGAGCTCATCGCCAGTTTTGCGGGTTTGACTATTGAGCCGGTGCCGCCAGAAATCGAGGGCATGCCTCAGCCTCCCTGCCCGATTTCGAACCTGCCTGATGAGATACTTGTCCACATCCTCCGTGACGTTGCTGTCGCAGATGTGGGTGACTTTGTTCGTCTTGCGCAGGTATGCAAGCGGCTTGCGTTTTTGGTCGTGACGGAGGATAGGATATGGCGGCGGatttgtttgggggtggagtttggttttggggggatgCACTACCACTGGCAGAGGCAGATCACTTGGGAGCcgcttgccgaggaggatctCGAGCGGGAGGCGGCTGaggaggcggctgctgcggAGGCGTTTACGCAGAGCAGCGGTGCGACTTCGCCAACGGAGACTGAACAAGAAGATGGTTTTGTTGTGCCAGTTTTTGACCTGGAGAAAcgggcggagaggttggctgATGAATCGACAGCCAATACGCTGGCGTTTTTCAACAGCCTTTACGGGTCGAGTTGGCAACGGATGTTCCGTCTTCgtccgaggttgaggtttaATGGGTGTTATATCAGCACTGTGAACTACGTCCGGAGCGGGATGGCTAATTCGAACAGTATCACTTGGGGGGCACCGATTCATGTCGTGACGTACTACCGGTACCTACGATTTTTCCGGGACGGGACTTGTTTGTCACTGTTGACTACAGCGGAACCAAACGATGTGGTTCACCACCTTACCCGTGAGACTTATGCCTCCCACCATTCGGGGCATGTGATGGAGTCAGCGCtaaaggggaggtggaggttggcgagggcgggggATAACCCGGGGGCTAGTCTGagcgaggttgaaggggatgtgatggtggagaCGGAGGGGGTGAGTAAGTATGTGTACAGGTTGGATCTGACGCTGAAGAgtgcggggaagggggcgagGAATAATAAATtggcttggagggggttttaTAGCTGGAATAGGCTGACGGATGATTGGGCTGAGTTTACGCTGAGGAATGATAagccttttttcttttcgagggtgaggagttATGGGGTTATGGGGGCGTag
- a CDS encoding hypothetical protein (EggNog:ENOG503PB84; COG:G) has protein sequence MSGRDRDEVNQDSWLTIAHEFLDRGVKNVVITLAAKGAFYANADGRAHCPAYDVVVKDTTGAGDTFTGACSSDYLRQKAKGTWDIRSAVVRANKAAAMTIMNVGAQDGIPWSDEIDRFDAPHSEASI, from the exons ATGTCGGGCCGGGATAGGGACGAGGTCAACCAAGACAGCTGGTTGACTATCGCACACGAGTTTCTAGACCGTGGCGTGAAGAATGTGGTCATCACGCTGGCCGCCAAGGGCGCGTTCTACGCCAATGCCGATGGCAGAGCTCACTGCCCTGCGTATGACGTTGTCGTCAAGGACACTACCGGAGCAGG GGATACCTTTACCGGGGCTTGTTCCTCAGACTACCTACGCCAAAAGGCCAAAGGGACTTGGGACATCAGAAGCGCTGTCGTTCGTGCAAACAAAGCTGCGGCAATGACCATCATGAATGTCGGAGCGCAGGATGGCATCCCGTGGTCGGACGAGATAGATAGATTTGATGCTCCTCACAGTGAGGCTTCTATTTGA
- the ALA1 gene encoding Alanine--tRNA ligase (BUSCO:EOG09260HPO; COG:J; EggNog:ENOG503NUR8): MEKALWLRWSCRERSRSWGGTRYQSAFVVNLSHCSRTFHHKTRLTPPSSTLSNFRAPTSALRTAAPASYYAASALLDYYRTRHHLPSHLKRLHHTMTEPQWTGPRVRETFLKFFEERGHTIVPSSSVVPHNDPTLLFINSGMAQFKPLFLGTVGKTEPMAALKRAADTQKCIRAGGKHNDLDDVGKDSYHHTFFEMLGNWSFGDYFKREAIGWTWELLTKVYGLDPNRLYVTYFEGNEAMGLDPDLEAKQLWLDQGVPEDHILPGNMKDNFWEMGDQGPCGPCSEVHYDKVGGRNAAHLVNQDDPLVVEIWNNVFMQYDRQKDRSLKPLPAKHIDTGMGFERLVSALQHKSSNYDTDVFAPLFAKIVEVSGSRPYSDKYGKDDVDGVDTALRVVADHIRLLSFSIADGAVPGNIGRGYVVRRVLRRGVRYARKYLNANIGSFFSQILPALVEQMGEQFPELKKKEADIKEILDEEEVAFAVTLDRGEAMFEKYAAAATKAGEKKLSGADVWRLYDTFGFPVDLTKLMAEERGLTIDEEEVKVAQEKAREASKAVKEAVTTFPKLTVHHISELENDRNIPRTDSEAKYSAQSSEGKIQLIFNGSEFIENSKDVPPKTPLGIILDKTNFYAESGGQVADTGRIIIDDEAEFKVLDTQEFGGYVVHSGFLEYGNLKAGDVVKCEFDELRRQPIRNNHTGTHVLNHALREVLGDTVNQAGSLVDQDKLRFDFSHKTQVTLPEIKRIEELSNADIRKNLKVYAKDVALAEAREINGLRAVFGETYPDPVRVVSVGASVEEMLKDPKNPEWRQFSVEFCGGTHVDATGLIKDLIIVEESGIAKGIRRIVAYTGAGAHQAQQDAKDFSDRLDHIAALEFGPEKVSLVKAASVDLDALVISVLTKEELRKKFSTIQKSVLDEQKKRQKAESGTALSTVQKFFADEKNKDAKAFVGHLPISANAKAISEVMTYYKSKDKAKSVYLFAGSKDEAVVHGVYVGTDLKGVTAEQWTAAVTEIIGGKTGGKEPSRQGAGSNPEKLDEAVTKAQQWLEEKMKELSL; encoded by the exons ATGGAGAAGGCCTTGTGGTTACGGTGGTCTTGCCGCGAGCGGTCCAGGAGCTGGGGCGGCACGCGCTATCAATCGGCTTTTGTGGTGAATTTGAGTCATTGCTCGCGAACCTTCCACCACAAAACCCGTTTGAccccgccatcttcaacactCTCGAACTTTCGAGCAcccacctccgccctccgGACTGCAGCCCCGGCTTCCTACTACGCTGCCTCTGCCTTGTTGGATTACTATCGAACCCGTCATCATCTCCCTTCGCACCTCAAACGCCTACACCACACCATGACGGAACCCCAGTGGACAGGCCCCCGCGTCCGGGAGACGTTTTTGAAGTTCTTTGAAGAGCGGGGCCACACCATCG TCCCATCGTCGTCGGTCGTGCCTCACAATGACCCGACACTGCTCTTCATCAACTCGGGCATGGCCCAGTTCAAGCCTCTGTTCCTGGGAACAGTAGGCAAGACTGAGCCCATGGCTGCGCTCAAGCGTGCTGCCGACACACAAAAGTGCATCCGTGCCGGTGGAAAGCACAACGACCTTGACGATGTAGGCAAGGATTCCTACCATCACACCTTCTTCGAGATGCTTGGCAACTGGTCGTTTGGCGACTACTTCAAGAGGGAGGCTATTGGGTGGACATGGGAGTTGCTCACCAAGGTGTACGGTCTCGACCCTAATCGCCTCTATGTGACCTACTTCGAGGGCAACGAAGCCATGGGCCTGGACCCAGATCTCGAGGCCAAGCAGCTCTGGCTCGACCAAGGAGTACCAGAGGACCACATCCTTCCCGGCAACATGAAGGACAATTTCTGGGAAATGGGCGACCAAGGGCCATGCGGGCCGTGCTCTGAGGTTCATTACGACAAGGTTGGTGGGCGAAATGCTGCGCATCTCGTCAACCAGGACGACCCTCTCGTGGTAGAGATCTGGAACAACGTCTTCATGCAATACGACAGGCAAAAGGACAGGAGCCTCAAGCCTCTTCCCGCAAAGCACATTGATACCGGTATGGGTTTTGAGCGTCTGGTATCTGCCCTCCAGCACAAGTCTTCCAACTATGATACCGATGTTTTCGCCCCTCTGTTCGCCAAGATCGTCGAAGTCAGCGGTTCCCGCCCATACAGCGACAAGTACGGCAAGGACGACGTCGATGGTGTCGATACCGCGCTCCGTGTTGTTGCCGACCACATTcgtctcctctccttctccatcgcTGATGGTGCTGTTCCCGGCAACATCGGCCGCGGTTACGTCGTTCGCCGTGTTCTCCGCAGAGGTGTCCGCTACGCCAGGAAGTACCTCAATGCCAACATTggttctttcttctcccagATTCTTCCTGCTTTGGTCGAACAGATGGGCGAGCAATTTCccgagctcaagaagaaggaggccgatATCAAAGAAAtccttgatgaggaggaggttgctttCGCTGTTACCCTCGACCGTGGTGAGGCCATGTTTGAGAAGTATGCCGCTGCTGCGACCAAGGCTGGCGAGAAGAAGCTTTCCGGTGCCGATGTTTGGCGTCTGTACGATACCTTTGGTTTCCCAGTGGATCTCACTAAGTTGATGGCCGAGGAGCGCGGCCTTACCatcgacgaagaggaggtcaaggttgCCCAGGAGAAGGCTCGCGAGGCTTCCAAGGCGGTCAAGGAAGCCGTCACCACCTTTCCCAAGCTCACGGTTCATCACATTTCCGAGTTGGAGAATGACCGGAACATCCCCCGGACGGACTCGGAGGCAAAATACTCTGCGCAGAGCAGCGAAGGTAAAATCCAGCTCATCTTCAACGGTTCCGAATTTATCGAGAATAGCAAGGATGTGCCACCAAAGACGCCCCTGggcatcatcctcgacaAGACCAACTTCTACGCTGAATCCGGTGGTCAGGTTGCCGACACTGGTCGGATCATCATTGACGATGAAGCTGAGTTCAAGGTCCTCGATACTCAAGAATTCGGTGGTTACGTCGTTCACTCCGGTTTCCTCGAGTACGGCAACTTGAAGGCTGGTGATGTCGTCAAGTGCGAATTTGACGAGCTCCGTCGCCAACCCATccgcaacaaccacaccGGCACTCACGTCCTCAACCATGCCCTGAGAGAAGTGCTCGGCGATACGGTCAACCAGGCCGGCTCACTCGTCGATCAGGACAAGCTGCGCTTCGACTTCAGCCACAAGACGCAGGTGACACTGCCCGAGATCAAGCGCATTGAGGAGCTCTCCAACGCCGATATCCGCAAGAACCTCAAGGTGTACGCCAAGGATGTTGCCCTGGCCGAGGCTAGAGAAATCAACGGCCTTCGTGCCGTCTTTGGTGAGACGTACCCTGACCCTGTCAGAGTGGTGTCCGTCGGTGCCTCTGTTGAGGAGATGCTCAAGGACCCCAAGAACCCTGAGTGGCGCCAGTTCAGCGTTGAGTTCTGCGGTGGTACTCACGTTGACGCCACTGGCCTCATCAAGGACCTGATCATTGTTGAGGAAAGCGGTATTGCCAAGGGTATCAGACGTATCGTCGCCTACACGGGCGCCGGTGCCCACCAGGCTCAGCAAGATGCCAAGGACTTCAGCGACAGACTCGATCACATCGCTGCCTTGGAGTTTGGCCCCGAGAAGGTTTCGTTGGTCAAGGCTGCGTCCGTCGATCTCGATGCTCTCGTCATCTCCGTCTTGACCAAGGAAGAGTTGCGTAAGAAGTTTTCCACCATTCAGAAGTCAGTCCTTGacgagcaaaagaagaggcAAAAGGCTGAGAGCGGGACTGCTCTGTCTACCGTTCAAAAGTTCTTTGCCGATGAGAAGAACAAGGACGCCAAGGCGTTCGTTGGGCACTTGCCCATCTCTGCCAACGCCAAGGCCATCTCTGAGGTGATGACTTACTACAAGAGTaaggacaaggccaagagTGTGTATCTGTTTGCTGGGAGCAAGGATGAGGCCGTCGTACATGGTGTTTATGTCGGTACCGACTTGAAGGGTGTTACCGCTGAGCAGTGGACTGCTGCTGTTACCGAGATT ATTGGCGGTAAGACGGGCGGTAAGGAGCCCAGTCGCCAGGGTGCTGGTTCCAACCCTGAGAAGCTTGATGAGGCCGTCACCAAGGCTCAACaatggttggaggagaagatgaaggagctTAGCCTTTGA